A stretch of Antennarius striatus isolate MH-2024 chromosome 6, ASM4005453v1, whole genome shotgun sequence DNA encodes these proteins:
- the ppm1na gene encoding protein phosphatase, Mg2+/Mn2+ dependent, 1Na (putative), with translation MRTARRASNVEVPSFLRQLVKETEKMVTFFFKGGTRESGPEEEDNSDEEDCIPSPYLERPILEKHVSEGGSQAGINYAVANMQGWRAQMEDAHTCMPQLRGELSDWEYFAVFDGHAGTTVAQYCSRNLLDHILATGGVKANEDPDQVKEGIRQGFLDIDRHMHKLARQDNWDRSGSTAAAVLMSPRYIYFINCGDSRTLLGRNNQVVFYTEDHKPFNPREKERIQNAGGSVTLQRVNGSLAVSRALGDFDFKEVDWRPQTEQLVSPEPEVYEMERTPEDEFLILACDGVWDAIGNEELYAFVRSRLQICNDLRDICTQVIDLCLYKGSLDNISIIIICFPGAPQVSPEALQKEAELEQQIDVKVEEIIQMMKSRDEDPDLLYVIKFLAAEELAGLPPGGGITSKRDCVISAYQKHTANLRSHEPMDIEGSEEDSN, from the exons ATGAGGACGGCCAGACGGGCCAGCAATGTGGAGGTGCCCTCCTTCCTCCGCCAGTTGGTGAAAGAGACCGAGAAGATGGTCACCTTCTTCTTCAAGGGGGGGACCAGGGAATCAGggccagaggaggaggacaatTCAGATGAGGAGGACTGCATTCCAAGCCCTTACCTGGAGCGCCCCATCTTGGAGAAGCATGTTTCCGAGGGGGGCTCTCAGGCAGGAATAAACTACGCAGTGGCAAACATGCAGGGGTGGAGGGCTCAGATGGAGGACGCTCACACCTGCATGCCCCAGCTGAGGGGAGAGCTGTCAGACTGGGAATACTTTGCTGTGTTTGATGGACATGCAGGAACCACAGTGGCTCAGTACTGCTCCAGGAACCTGCTGGATCACATCCTGGCAACAG GAGGAGTCAAAGCAAACGAAGACCCCGATCAGGTGAAGGAAGGGATCCGTCAAGGCTTCCTGGATATTGATCGACACATGCACAAACTAGCTCGCCAAGACAACTGGGACCGCAGTGGTTCCACTGCAGCAGCTGTCTTGATGTCACCACGATACATTTACTTCATCAATTGTGGAGACTCCCGCACTCTGCTCGGTCGTAACAACCAGGTCGTCTTCTACACGGAGGACCACAAGCCCTTCAACCCCAGAGAGAAGGAGCGCATACAAAATGCCGGAGGCTCTGTGACCCTGCAGAGAGTCAACGGATCTCTGGCCGTCTCCAGAGCGCTGGGGGACTTTGACTTCAAGGAGGTGGACTGGAGGCCGCAGACGGAGCAGCTGGTATCACCGGAGCCAGAGGTGTATGAGATGGAGAGGACGCCCGAAGACGAGTTCCTCATCCTGGCTTGCGATGGTGTTTGGGACGCCATCGGTAACGAGGAGCTGTATGCGTTCGTCCGCAGCCGTCTGCAGATCTGCAACGACCTGAGAGATATTTGCACCCAAGTCATTGACCTCTGTCTTTACAAG GGCAGCTTGGAtaacatcagcatcatcatcatctgctttCCAGGAGCTCCCCAGGTTTCACCAGAAGCCCTGCAGAAGGAAGCAGAGCTGGAGCAACAGATTGACGTGAAAGTAGAAG AAATCATCCAGATGATGAAGTCCAGAGATGAAGACCCAGACCTTTTGTATGTTATCAAATTCCTGGCTGCAGAGGAATTGGCAGGGCTTCCACCCGGTGGGGGCATTACCAGCAA ACGAGACTGCGTCATCTCAGCATATCAGAAACACACGGCGAACCTCAGATCCCATGAGCCAATG GACATCGAAGGCTCTGAAGAGGACTCAAACTGA